The proteins below come from a single Xiphophorus couchianus chromosome 20, X_couchianus-1.0, whole genome shotgun sequence genomic window:
- the tfe3b gene encoding transcription factor E3b isoform X1 produces the protein MSSRVLLRQQLMREQAQEQERREAQQQASASLLRASDSTPAISVSLPPNAARPPPAQVPVEVLKVQTHLENPTKYHIQQAQRQQVKQYLSTTLGNKAVTQSLGVSPVHQSSSAPEVGPSASSAPNSPMALLNIGSNKEEIDDVIDDIISLESSFNDDIITLIDSGLQLPSTLPGNLLDVYHSPGMAAPTLTVSNSCPADLPQIKREITDTDAKALLKERQKKDNHNLIERRRRFNINDRIKELGTLIPKTIDPPDREMRWNKGTILKASVDYIRKLQKEQQRAKDVEMRQKKLEQANHVLMLRIQELEMQAQLHGLPASQQQQQQQQAAAPHGVQNPGAASTLNLSALSAIAQPLPASFLSPPSSDSPAGVTISSPLDLGSLSFAELDDPASSALYPDVGLGDILMDDGCALSPERMGEPLFSPLSPGASKTSSRRSSLEMDEDL, from the exons ATGTCGTCGCGCGTGTTGCTGCGCCAGCAGCTGATGCGAGAGCAAGCCCAGGAGCAGGAGCGGCGCGAGGCCCAGCAGCAGGCCTCCGCCTCCCTGCTCAGAGCTTCCGACTCCACGCCAGCTATCTCCGTCTCCCTGCCGCCCAACGCTGCTCGGCCCCCGCCGGCGCAGGTGCCCGTGGAGGTGCTAAAA GTGCAGACGCACTTGGAGAACCCCACCAAGTACCACATCCAGCAGGCCCAGAGGCAGCAGGTGAAGCAGTACCTCTCCACCACTTTGGGAAACAAGGCGGTCACGCAGTCACTCGGTGTGTCCCCCGTGCACCAGTCCAGTTCGGCCCCCGAAGTCGGCCCCTCCGCCAGCAGCGCCCCCAACAGCCCCATGGCTCTGCTGAACATCGGCTCCAACAAGGAGGAA ATCGATGATGTGATCGACGACATCATCAGTCTCGAATCCAGCTTCAACGACGACATCATCACCTTGATCGACTCAGGTCTTCAGCTGCCCAGCACG CTCCCGGGAAACCTGCTGGATGTTTACCACAGCCCTGGAATGGCAGCTCCTACTCTCACTGTCAGCAACTCCTGCCCTGCTGACCTTCCACAAATCAAAAGGGAAATCACTG ACACCGATGCCAAAGCATTATTGAAGGAAAGGCAGAAGAAAGACAACCATAACCTCA TCGAGCGGAGGCGAAGATTCAACATAAACGACCGAATAAAGGAGCTGGGCACTCTGATCCCCAAGACGATTGACCC gcCTGACAGGGAGATGCGTTGGAATAAAGGCACTATCCTGAAGGCCTCTGTGGACTACATCAGGAAGCTACagaaggagcagcagagagcCAAGGATGTCGAAATGCGCCAGAAGAAGCTGGAGCAGGCCAACCACGTTCTAATGTTACGCATCCAG GAACTTGAAATGCAGGCACAGCTCCACGGACTGCCAGcctcccagcagcagcagcagcagcagcaggcggcGGCGCCCCACGGCGTCCAGAACCCCGGCGCCGCCTCCACCCTGAACCTCTCGGCTCTGAGCGCCATAGCGCAGCCGCTGCCGGCCTCCTTCCTCTCCCCGCCCTCTTCCGACTCCCCCGCCGGCGTCACCATCAGCAGCCCGCTGGACCTCGGCAGCCTGAGCTTCGCCGAGCTGGACGACCCCGCCTCCTCGGCGCTCTACCCGGACGTGGGCCTGGGGGACATTCTCATGGACGACGGGTGCGCCCTGTCCCCGGAGAGGATGGGCGAGCCGCTGTTCTCCCCACTGTCACCAGGTGCCTCTAAAACCAGCAGCCGCAGGAGCAGCCTTGAAATGGACGAGGACTTGTGA
- the cxxc1b gene encoding CXXC-type zinc finger protein 1b: MDSELSDVDTAPGPESSSMEGENAPLYCICRKPDINCFMIGCDNCNEWFHGHCINITEKMAKAIQEWYCMSCRDENPLLEVKYRSKKSREKEPDSDRTERQYSTPSTPDYRSDRRRGSKVKRSVRMCGECEPCRRTEDCAQCDFCKDMKKFGGPNKIRQKCRFRQCEVRARKMLRVKEEELSLRERRENSHHRRRRYSEDYDSEAELYQQYRAAGLGGDLAWGSDDDDDDEPAFSPVMRKKAIKVKHVKRREKKIEKKKESRRHKQKQKHRDKSRHSERGDLRDSGGMRQCLGPNCVKGARPNSKYCSEDCGMKLAANRIYEILPQRIQQWQQSPCIAEEHGKKQLERIRRDQQNARLRLTDMERRFHELEGIIAKAKQQAVQQDEEVNEGEGDDTDLQIFCVSCGHPINPKVALRHMERCYAKYESQTSFGSMYPTRIEGATRLFCDVYNPQSKTYCKRLQVLCPEHSRDPKVPVDEVCGCPLVKNVFEPTGDYCRVSKRKCNKHYNWEKLRRAEVDLERVRVWYKLDELFEQERNVRTAMTNRAGLLALMLHQTIQHDPLTIDLRSNKDR; this comes from the exons ATG GACAGTGAGCTGTCGGACGTGGACACTGCGCCGGGCCCCGAGAGCAGCAGCATGGAGGGGGAAAACGCTCCGCTTTACTGCATTTGTCGAAAGCCAGACATCAACTGCTTCATGAT CGGCTGCGACAATTGCAACGAGTGGTTCCACGGGCACTGCATCAACATCACGGAGAAGATGGCCAAGGCCATCCAGGAGTGGTACTGCATGAGCTGCAGAG acgaGAACCCACTGCTGGAAGTCAAATACAGATCCAAGAAAAGCCGAGAGAAGGAGCCGGACTCGGACAGAACCGAGCGACAGTACAGCACGCCGAGCACGCCGGACTACAGAAGCGACAGACGGCGCGGATCTAAA GTCAAACGTTCGGTGCGCATGTGCGGGGAATGCGAGCCGTGCAGGCGGACCGAGGACTGCGCCCAGTGCGACTTCTGCAAGGACATGAAGAAGTTCGGAGGGCCCAATAAAATCCGACAGAAGTGCCGCTTCAGGCAGTGCGAGGTTCGAGCCAGG aaAATGCTGCGCgtgaaggaggaggagctcTCCCTGCGCGAGAGGAGGGAGAACTCCCACCACAGAAGAAGACGGTACTCCGAGGACTACGACAGCGAGGCGGAGCTCTACCAGCAGTACAGGGCGGCGGGACTCGGCGGCGACCTG GCGTGGGGGAgcgacgacgacgacgacgacgagCCAGCTTTCAGCCCCGTCATGCGGAAGAAAGCCATCAAGGTGAAGCACGTCAAGAGGCGGGAAAAGAAGATCGAGAAAAAG AAAGAGTCGCGGCGCCAcaagcagaagcagaagcaCAGGGACAAAAGCCGGCACAGCGAGCGGGGGGATCTGCGGGACAGCGGGGGGATGCGTCAGTGTCTGGGACCCAACTGTGTGAAAGGAGCCAGGCCCAACTCCAAGTACTGCTCCGAGGACTGCGGCATGAAGCTGGCAGCCAA CCGGATCTACGAGATCCTCCCTCAGCGGATCCAGCAGTGGCAACAGAGTCCCTGCATCGCCGAGGAGCACGGCAAGAAGCAGCTGGAGCGCATCCGCCGGGACCAGCAGAACGCCCGGCTCCGCCTCACTGACATGGAGCGGCGCTTCCACGAGCTGGAGGGCATCATCGCCAAGGCCAAGCAGCAGGCAGTTCAGCAGGACGAGGAG GTGAACGAAGGTGAGGGCGACGACACAGACCTCCAGATTTTCTGCGTGTCCTGCGGTCATCCCATTAATCCGAAAGTGGCGCTGAGACACATGGAGAGATGCTACGCCAAG TACGAGAGCCAGACGTCCTTTGGTTCCATGTATCCAACAAGAATAGAGGG TGCCACCAGACTCTTCTGTGACGTGTACAACCCCCAGAGCAAGACCTACTGCAAGAGGCTGCAGGTTCTGTGTCCAGAACATTCCAGAGATCCAAAG gtgCCGGTGGACGAGGTGTGCGGTTGCCCTCTGGTGAAGAACGTGTTTGAGCCGACAGGAGACTACTGCAGGGTGTCCAAAAGGAAATGCAACAAACATTACAACTGGGAAAAGCTGAGAAGAGCCGAGGTGGACTTGGAGCGGGTCAGAGTG TGGTACAAGCTGGACGAGCTTTTTGAGCAGGAGCGGAACGTCAGGACCGCAATGACCAACAGGGCCGGTCTGCTGGCTCTGATGTTGCACCAGACCATCCAGCACGACCCACTGACGATTGATCTCCGTAGCAACAAGGATAGGTAG
- the tfe3b gene encoding transcription factor E3b isoform X2 — MSSRVLLRQQLMREQAQEQERREAQQQASASLLRASDSTPAISVSLPPNAARPPPAQVPVEVLKVQTHLENPTKYHIQQAQRQQVKQYLSTTLGNKAVTQSLGVSPVHQSSSAPEVGPSASSAPNSPMALLNIGSNKEEIDDVIDDIISLESSFNDDIITLIDSGLQLPSTLPGNLLDVYHSPGMAAPTLTVSNSCPADLPQIKREITDTDAKALLKERQKKDNHNLIERRRRFNINDRIKELGTLIPKTIDPEMRWNKGTILKASVDYIRKLQKEQQRAKDVEMRQKKLEQANHVLMLRIQELEMQAQLHGLPASQQQQQQQQAAAPHGVQNPGAASTLNLSALSAIAQPLPASFLSPPSSDSPAGVTISSPLDLGSLSFAELDDPASSALYPDVGLGDILMDDGCALSPERMGEPLFSPLSPGASKTSSRRSSLEMDEDL, encoded by the exons ATGTCGTCGCGCGTGTTGCTGCGCCAGCAGCTGATGCGAGAGCAAGCCCAGGAGCAGGAGCGGCGCGAGGCCCAGCAGCAGGCCTCCGCCTCCCTGCTCAGAGCTTCCGACTCCACGCCAGCTATCTCCGTCTCCCTGCCGCCCAACGCTGCTCGGCCCCCGCCGGCGCAGGTGCCCGTGGAGGTGCTAAAA GTGCAGACGCACTTGGAGAACCCCACCAAGTACCACATCCAGCAGGCCCAGAGGCAGCAGGTGAAGCAGTACCTCTCCACCACTTTGGGAAACAAGGCGGTCACGCAGTCACTCGGTGTGTCCCCCGTGCACCAGTCCAGTTCGGCCCCCGAAGTCGGCCCCTCCGCCAGCAGCGCCCCCAACAGCCCCATGGCTCTGCTGAACATCGGCTCCAACAAGGAGGAA ATCGATGATGTGATCGACGACATCATCAGTCTCGAATCCAGCTTCAACGACGACATCATCACCTTGATCGACTCAGGTCTTCAGCTGCCCAGCACG CTCCCGGGAAACCTGCTGGATGTTTACCACAGCCCTGGAATGGCAGCTCCTACTCTCACTGTCAGCAACTCCTGCCCTGCTGACCTTCCACAAATCAAAAGGGAAATCACTG ACACCGATGCCAAAGCATTATTGAAGGAAAGGCAGAAGAAAGACAACCATAACCTCA TCGAGCGGAGGCGAAGATTCAACATAAACGACCGAATAAAGGAGCTGGGCACTCTGATCCCCAAGACGATTGACCC GGAGATGCGTTGGAATAAAGGCACTATCCTGAAGGCCTCTGTGGACTACATCAGGAAGCTACagaaggagcagcagagagcCAAGGATGTCGAAATGCGCCAGAAGAAGCTGGAGCAGGCCAACCACGTTCTAATGTTACGCATCCAG GAACTTGAAATGCAGGCACAGCTCCACGGACTGCCAGcctcccagcagcagcagcagcagcagcaggcggcGGCGCCCCACGGCGTCCAGAACCCCGGCGCCGCCTCCACCCTGAACCTCTCGGCTCTGAGCGCCATAGCGCAGCCGCTGCCGGCCTCCTTCCTCTCCCCGCCCTCTTCCGACTCCCCCGCCGGCGTCACCATCAGCAGCCCGCTGGACCTCGGCAGCCTGAGCTTCGCCGAGCTGGACGACCCCGCCTCCTCGGCGCTCTACCCGGACGTGGGCCTGGGGGACATTCTCATGGACGACGGGTGCGCCCTGTCCCCGGAGAGGATGGGCGAGCCGCTGTTCTCCCCACTGTCACCAGGTGCCTCTAAAACCAGCAGCCGCAGGAGCAGCCTTGAAATGGACGAGGACTTGTGA